A region from the Cuculus canorus isolate bCucCan1 chromosome 14, bCucCan1.pri, whole genome shotgun sequence genome encodes:
- the LOC128853626 gene encoding uncharacterized protein LOC128853626, with product MVSASLGVYTFHGIGPNCRHICQGRFDRRHGLQFHGSKAEEHGEGCESSSVVAAALASSARFCVWCGKNGDRRVNGAGSQCCLLLAAARYCNTGVAQGRWSHRSGGCVKVALPAAVVSASPVFLTSPHVPAAPCCSAPLGFRLEQYHSPGPRVTATWRRQDRRLRRRRAPPRRVPGRLYGRRSAGWGYGRVRVVLRMGIGRCPLSAGDWSVAAAAPLMHGRNGARLGLTVEEEGDHGKMEAVDIQPEKPVWRVSLLQKIWQKSCGTALLFQSLVFFCLLSRHKGYRWVLWHGMGGRRRMNFTCSSLAK from the exons ATGGTTTCTGCAAG TCTGGGAGTGTACACGTTCCATGGAATCGGACCAAACTGCCGGCATATTTGTCAGGGTCGGTTTGACCGAAGGCACGGTTTGCAATTCCATGGCTCAAAAGCCGAGGAGCACGGTGAGGGCTGTGAGAGCAGTTCTgtggttgctgctgctttggccaGTTCAGCGCGCTTTTGTGTCTGGTGTGGGAAAAACGGTGACCGCAGGGTGAACGGTGCGGGGTCTCAGTGCTGTCTCCTTCTGGCCGCAGCCCGGTACTGCAATACGGGTGTCGCGCAGGGACGGTGGAGTCATCGGAGTGGGGGCTGCGTGAAGGTCGCTCTCCCTGCAGCCGTGGTGTCCGCGTCCCCTGTGTTCCTCacgtccccccatgtccctgcagCCCCGTGTTGCTCCGCTCCGCTCGGCTTCCGCCTTGAGCAGTACCACTCCCCCGGCCCCCGCGTTACGGCCACGTGGCGGCGCCAGGACCGGCGCCTCCGCAGGCGCCGAGCTCCGCCTCGCCGGGTCCCGGGCCGGCTCTACGGGCGGCGGAGTGCGGGGTGGGGGTACGGCCGAGTCCGAGTCGTGCTGCGGATGGGGATCGGGCGCTGCCCGCTGTCCGCCGGCGACTGGAGCGTGGCTGCGGCGGCACCGCTCATGCACGGCCGGAACGGGGCTCGGCTCGG GCTCACGGTGGAAGAAGAGGGTGACCACGGTAAAATGGAAGCGGTTGACATTCAG CCTGAAAAGCCAGTCTGGAGAGTGTCCTTGCTGCAGAAAATCTGGCAAAAGTCTTGTGGAACAGCCCTGCTTTTTCAGAGCCTTGTATTCTTCTGTCTCTTGTCCCGTCACAAGGGATATCGGTGGGTGCTCTGGCATGGCatgggggggagaaggagaatgaACTTTACCTGCTCTTCACTGGCTAAATGA